Below is a window of Malania oleifera isolate guangnan ecotype guangnan chromosome 1, ASM2987363v1, whole genome shotgun sequence DNA.
TTTTTGGATTCCCATGATGAATCATTGCTTAGTTTTCTTCAAAATTCTAACTAGGACTAatcatttttctttctaagcCATTTAACGGGAagtactatttttttattttttatttttatttttatttttattttttattttttaatttcaagtCCAATGATCAAGATTTAATGCTTAATAACTTAACTTTTATTGCTCTCTTTATTTTTGTTAGTCACTGAAAAGAGTTCCATGGAAAATATACATCCTGTAGTAAACTCAAATCATATTGTCCTTGAAAttgagttttatatatatatatatatatatatatatatatatatatataaatgtttaaaTCATGCTTAACTATTTCTGTGGCATTTGATGCTGCCTCTTGAAAttgcacacacatgatcaattgCAATTTATTTTCAACAGCAGGACAATATGGTGGCTGTGGTGAAAATTCCAGTGATCAGTCTGAATTTTTTTTAtggtatgtatgtgtgtatgcatacatatttcctattttttattttgcatttcAATAAAAGAATCAGAAACTCCCAGCTATCCTGTGCTTTGACCACTTTTCTTCAACTTTCTTTGAATCGACTATTCCAGACCAGCTTGCAATGTTTTCGGATTGGATTCATCTGAGAGTTGGCATGAATTTGGTTTGTCCCCTTCAAAGCAGATCAATAGGCAGCACACTTGGGTTGTGGTGTAAACTTTCTCTGTTCATCCCACCCAGAAAAAAAGTATTCCAAGGTTTTAATTTGCAGTTATTAGGATCTGAAAGTACCAATAAGGCAAAATCTGtatttttatttaaggttgaCAATTATTTAACTGCAGTTCAAATGAATCGTCTCTTTGCATCCACCTGCCCAGAGCCAGTTGTCACCGTTTCTCTCCATATTGTTTTGCCAACAGGTTAGACTTGTCTTTTCCTACTGTAGTATTTTGTCTTGGAAGCTTTACTTGTATATTGTCTGGTATGGTTTACCTGTATATTTCTCTCTAACAATATCATTGTGAAATATTGAATCTTATACTTCAAAAGTATGAATTATAAATAATATGTTCTCTTCGTACGAAAGTAACAGCTACCATGTATACTTAACAAGTTTGAATTATAAATAATATGTTCTGTTAGAAGGGAAGCAACAGCTACCATGTAGATTTCGTCTATTAACTTCTATAAAATCCTATTTCATAATTGTCTTGTTTGCCTGAAATCAGATGGACAAGAACATGGATGAATTTTGTTATTCTAACACAAGAGTGCACATGGACTACATTGACTTGAATTGGAATAACCAGTTCTGTTGTTATTTAATACATTATATAAGGCCgtgcaatttttattttttatttttatgtactTGATGTGTTATTCACATAGACGTAAGATTTTCGAATATAAACCACAACTTTGCATAGGATTGAAGGATTTTTATCTGATGATTTTGGCCACTAGATCGTCAATCATAAAACCCCTCACTCACTCAAGACAGGTCTTCTTAGTAAATGGGGAATCATAAGTAAACGGATTCACTTTGAGAGTTTGATCTAGGATTGATTATACTAGCATGAAAGGGTTTGTTTGAGGGTTAAAACTTGCGACTTTCATGTTGAaagtttcattttctttgaaCCATAAGAAGGGTAAGAAGGGATGTGGATGGGTAACAAGCGCTAAGCCCATAGGGGGCtgtcttttaaattttatttctaaaaaatTCTTGAATGTGTTGAATAGTTGGTTGATGTCTTTTTCCCTCCTCTCCAATTATTAATATGGTTATTGAGACATACAATGATGGATGTTATGGAATTATGTTGATCCTCACTATTTTAGCCCGCGGGAAGGGGAAATGGTTCTACACCACCAGAAATAAGATAGAAAGCTTATGGATTTAAAGGTTAAATTAGTAATCATCATGACAAAGAAAAAATCGATTTAATTGATTCATTAAAATTCAGTTTAGTTGCAATTCACTAAGCTCTTGGATCAAACAAGCTATTTAGAATATTGAATAAGATTATGAGAAACCCTTTGAACAATTGCAGTGACATAATTTTTTTGGATTGACAAATACCCTGTTAGTTCTATAAATTAAACTGTCAGAAATATGGTCGAGGGCTTATAAATTAAAAGGTAAAATTGGCCAGAGTCATGGCAAAAGACAAATTCATTTTAATTGATTTGATTCACTTCATTAAAGTGGTTATGGATGAATAAGCTTGTGAGAGGCCCTATGAATGATTGTAATAATAGAGAACAATGACATaataagaattcattaaaaaagattaaaaaatccATCTTGTCATCCCATTGAGCCCCACAGCATGAATAATCAAGATCAGAGAATCCAAATCACAGGAAGCCAATTAGCCCATGGGAGAAAAAGGAGGCATGCCAGAAAAGAATGAAATATAATAGAGCAGAATCAGCTtttgtatgtttatattttcacTATGCGAGAgaccttaaatttagatttgtttggattTAGGTTTGTTTGGATTTAGAttttatataatacaaaattattttttgaaatttgttcaaatacaCAAAAATTTAAACGTCAGGCTAAATCTATTCTCCCAAAACAACATCTGCTCTAGCGAACTGGACAGGTGATAATATTTTTCAACATGGACATCACCATCAGTCTTCATCATCTTCCTTGTATGTGATACACAACACCTGTCAACAAAGAGAGAATAGGCAGCGGGGGAAGGGAGGAGGGGCTAGGGCTAGATGCGCCAGACACTTACTGTAATGGGATTCCTGCAGTGAACGTAATTTTGTAATAGTAAAATCTGTAATGAGCCATCCATCGGTTATGAGAATGAATTAATTATGAGTTAATTATGGGTATTTATGTATTAGATATAAATATTTATAGATCCCTTATAGGATATGTAGTATTTTCCTATGCTGCCGTCAATATGTCGTAGAAATTTGCactagaaaaaataaattttgaaagagATTATCAACTAACGGCCAATGAATGGCTACAGAATATAAATGTTGTCTCTTCCTTCAAAAGCCCATAAATAAAGCCATGTATAAAAATGGTTCAAAAGTTACTTCTGTAGTATTCATTCACCATTGCACAATCATGCAATGGAATTTGGAAACTAGAACCCATCATTTAATCAGAATGGATAAACTCAATGAGGATGGGTCTTCTTAGTCTTCTCCTTTTGTCCCAAAGCCAGCATCAAGAATCTTCGGATGGGGAAGTCAGTGAGGACTAATAAAGACACTGAAACAACTGAAGGGGACATGCCTAAAAGTAATCATGTTTATTTTGACAGTTTGgtccaaattttattttactaGCACGAAATGATCTGTACAGTTGACTGAAATCAATGAACTGAGGTTCAGAATTTTGCATCCTTTGCTGTCTAAAAATATTATTGTCATATCTTTCTTATGAGATTATCTTgttaaaaaaataagaagaaacagacacatttttcaatatatttttgCTTGCATGCCTTGATTAAAGTGACATATGAATCACTTAAAATTCAACTTTAAAGTGTTCTTAAATGTGTAAATTGTTAAGTGAATGTTTGAAAAATGGGAGAGAGGAAATCAAGAAGAGCAGCTGTTTTCCCTCGTCTCAAGTTATTAATATGGCGCCGAGACAAAAACAGATGCATATTATGAAGTAATGTGGAAATGTTGGAGGTCGTGTTAGAGAGGGAGGACTCGTTCCATGGAAGACTTGGTCCGCACTCCTTTAGCGTGGGGGAAGGGGTAACTATTCTAAATGCATTAGAACTGTGTGGACGTGAAGGACTGATAATTAATGAACACATTAAAAACCACTACATGGATTATGTAAAAAACAAGTGATCAATTTGATTCCATTAGTGAGTTTGGTCCACAATTGATTTTAGAAGATTTCGCCTATATCAAAATTTAATAATATAGGTTCAATTATTCCTTTCCATATATTCCTTCTAAagttaataataaatttatatatatatatatatatgataaattgtaaagtcatttctaaCATTCAAAGTCTAACATAGGGGCTGTACTATTCATaatactatttatatggtggttgcactattcatttggtggctgcacaagtctacaaaggtggttatactattcatttggtggttgcacaagtttacaaaggtggctgcactattcatttgacgAATTTGAAAAAGAGGCTTACAAAACCCCTGTATATAGGGAAGTGGTGGTAAAGGAAGACAtccatcccaagcatctccaactccacctttagagagagaaatcaagtactctcgTACAAAGTATTTCTGTTGTAACCtgtgtttctagtttctcctaatttAAGAGAAGTcgtatcattatttttcttagtggaatccttctaCTCTTGCCCGTGATTTTTCCTTCGATTCGTTTaggggttttccacgtaaaacTTGGTatcaattcctattttctcatttcttattttagctgtgCAATATTGTTCatacccattcaatttcctaacagtggtatcagagccttgggttACGGCCTTTGGGTTGGGGTTACTATTCACACGTGTTATTGGATACTTTTACAGTATTGTGAACGTATATGAGATTTGTTCAAGTATACAGTTCCATTCATTTACGATACTGTTCACTTATACGGTATTGATCACGGTGAAAAAGTGGGAGCCGGTTTAGTGGAGGAGCAGATCTTATCTACTACAATGGCAGCAAAGTATGAAATTGAGAAGTTCAATGGAGGTAATTTCTCCctttggaaattgaagatgaaaGCGGTCTTGAGAAAGGACAATTGCTTAGCAGCAACTGGAGACAGACCAACAGGGATAACTAATGAAAAATGGAACGAGATGGATGACAATGTTGTGGCTAATCTTCATCTAACATTAGCAGATTCGGTGTTATCAAACATTGTAGAAAAGaagtcagcaaaagaaatttgggatgcgcTGACAAAGCTTTATGAGGTAAAGTCACTTCACAATAAGATCTTCTTAAAAAGGCGACTCTACTCTTTTTGAATGAGTGAGTCCACATCAGTTACAGACCACATCAACAATCTTAATACGTTGTTTTCCCAACTGACAACGTTAAGCCATAAGATTGAGCTAACCGAACGAGCGGAGCTTCTACTCCAAAGTCTGTCAGATTCGTATGATCAACTCATCATCAACATTACAAATCATATTCAGTAAGCTAATATAGTCTTCGATGATGTTGCGGCAGCTGTTCTGGAAGAGGAATCCAGACGCAAAAACAAGGAACAAGTTAAGGCACTACGGATGACGAGAGGAAGATCAACATAACGTGGCCCTAGTGGGAGTCACAATCATGGTAGATCAAAGTCAAggagtaagaagaattttaaatgctacaactgtggcaaaagGGGGCACATCTCGAAGGATTGTTGGCATAAGAAGAAGAATGTAGGGAAAGCTCCTGAGGAGAACACTTCTCAAGGATGCACTGCGAGTACTTCCAGTGATGGCGAAATCCTGTATAGCAAAGCGGAAACTATCTCTAAAGGTGGTAAGAAACTTACTGATGTATGGATCATGGATTCAGGAGCAACTTGGCACATGACCTCTCGCCGAGACTGGTCCCACTTTTATGAACCTGTTTTAGGCGGATCTGTATTCATGGGTAATGCCCATGCCTTAGAGCTCGCTGGAGTCAGTAATATTAAACTGAAGATGTACGACGGTACGATTCGCACTATTTAAGGGGTACAACATGTGAAGggcttgaagaaaaatttactgtCTTTTGGACAGTTAGATGACCTCAGCTGTAAGACTCTTATTGAAAATGGGATCTTGAAGGTTTTCAAAGGCGCGCTTGTATTGATGAAAGTAGAAAAGATCATAGCAAATTTATACACACTACTGGGAAATACTATACAACAGGGAGACGCATCAGTTGCATCAACCCAGGAAGAATCAACGATAATGTGGCATCGCAAACTTGGCCACATGTTCGAATGTGGTTTGAAGATTCTTTCAGAACGTAATCTTCTTCCCGGACTCCAATCAGTAAGTCTACCTTCTTGTGAGCATTGTGTTAAAAGTAAGCAACatagattaaaatttgaaagatctaCTGCCAGAAGCAAATACATTCTAGACTTGATTCATTCTGATGTATGGGAATCACCAGTTCCATCTCTAGGAGGAGCGcattattttgtatcatttattgatgactactccaagagATTATGGGTGTATTTAATGAAGAGGAAGTCAGATGTGTTTCTAGTGTTCAAAGAATTCAAAGCGCAGGTGGAACTTGAATCTAGAAAAAGAATCAAGTGCATAAGGACAGATAATAGAGGAGAATATAAAGACggaaattttatttcattttgcaagcaAAAGGGTATTCAAAGGTAGTTCACTGTTGTGcatacacctcagcaaaatggcgTAACAGAGCGGATGAATAGAACCATATTGGAAAGGACCAGAGCCATGTTGAAG
It encodes the following:
- the LOC131156712 gene encoding uncharacterized protein LOC131156712 isoform X1, yielding MVAVVKIPVISLNFFYDQLAMFSDWIHLRVGMNLVCPLQSRSIGSTLGLWCKLSLFIPPRKKVFQVQMNRLFASTCPEPVVTVSLHIVLPTDSSSWLPARCCFMVIISILCFLSFSLFSFHE
- the LOC131156712 gene encoding uncharacterized protein LOC131156712 isoform X2, with translation MVAVVKIPVISLNFFYDQLAMFSDWIHLRVGMNLVCPLQSRSIGSTLGLWCKLSLFIPPRKKVFQVQMNRLFASTCPEPVVTVSLHIVLPTVFTVANVQLIGAFCNQLASPIWS